In a genomic window of Vigna angularis cultivar LongXiaoDou No.4 chromosome 6, ASM1680809v1, whole genome shotgun sequence:
- the LOC108342204 gene encoding GDP-mannose transporter GONST2 isoform X2, with translation MVTILKNVTNILTAIGELYLFRKRQNPKVWTAMFMMIISAVSAGITDLSFDTVGYAWQIINCVLTASYSLTLRWVMDEAKKSTKSGSLKEVSMVLLNNLLSLPFAIILILLFGEWHYVIHADVIKLPMFWVVATASGLIGLSISFTSMWFLHQTGPTTYSLVGSLNKIPISIAGILVFKVPLSVSNLFSILFGLFAGVLFARAKIS, from the exons ATGGTGACAATTCTCAAGAACGTGACAAACATCTTAACGGCAATTggagaattatatttatttcgGAAACGTCAGAATCCCAAAGTTTGGACAGCAATGTTTATGATG ATTATCTCTGCTGTCAGTGCCGGTATTACAGATCTCTCCTTTGATACAGTTGGTTATGCCTGGCAGATTATCAACTGTGTTCTTACTGCAAGCTATTCA CTTACTCTTAGGTGGGTTATGGATGAAGCAAAAAAGTCAACAAAATCTGGATCTCTTAAAGAGGTGTCAATGGTGTTGCTGAACAATTTATTGTCCTTACCTTTTGCCATCATCTTGATTCTCCTTTTTGGAGAGTGGCATTATGTAATACATGC CGACGTCATTAAGCTGCCGATGTTTTGGGTGGTTGCAACAGCCAGTGGACTAATTGGACTCTCCATCAGCTTCACCTCAATGTGGTTCTTGCATCAAACTGGCCCGACAACTTATAG TCTTGTAGGCTCCTTGAACAAGATTCCAATCTCTATTGCTGGCATTTTGGTGTTCAAAGTTCCTCTCAGTGTATCAAATTTATTCAGCATTTTGTTTG GTCTTTTTGCTGGTGTACTCTTTGCAAGAGCCAAGATATCTTGA
- the LOC108341815 gene encoding uncharacterized protein LOC108341815, giving the protein MASSIATFFNKFLYLLILLVHLGCFIFTTTAGGKKTPPSKKRKISPSSPSHPKFKTHKALSSSWHFIKHLLSTKSCKTPKTATSQLSPQSTAPTSTTSVSPAAAHSLISLTQPDPDRKQPGSCPESDISADTNLFFPLRNDIFPCTACGEIFQKPHLLETHQTLKHAVSDLSGSDPGHNIVQIIFKSGWPESKPSPTITRILKIHNSPKILAKFEEYREVVKSKAARNGSLTRRRDERCIADGNELMRFHCSTFLCDLGHSGDSSICSQQFCNICGIIKSGFSPKLDGIATLSTSWRAHVAIPDDVEREFGFMNVKRAMLVCRVIAGRVGSDSDDAEKADGGFDSVMARSETGVYTRLDEEELLVFNPRAVLPCFVIVYTV; this is encoded by the coding sequence ATGGCATCATCCATTGCCACCTTCTTCAACAAGTTCCTTTATCTCCTCATCCTCTTGGTCCACCTTGGCTGCTTCATCTTCACCACCACCGCCGGAGGAAAAAAAACGCCACCATCAAAGAAACGCAAAATCTCACCCTCCTCCCCTTCCCACCCAAAATTCAAAACCCACAAAGCCCTGTCCTCTTCTTGGCATTTCATTAAACACCTTCTTTCCACCAAATCCTGCAAAACCCCCAAAACCGCCACCTCCCAATTATCCCCTCAATCTACCGCCCCCACCTCCACAACCTCCGTCTCCCCCGCAGCAGCACACTCCCTCATTTCACTAACACAACCCGACCCGGACAGAAAACAACCCGGGTCTTGTCCCGAATCCGACATTTCCGCCGACACCAACCTCTTCTTCCCTCTCCGCAACGACATCTTCCCCTGCACCGCCTGCGGCGAGATCTTCCAGAAACCCCACCTCTTGGAAACCCACCAAACCCTCAAACACGCGGTTTCGGACCTATCCGGATCCGACCCAGGTCACAACATCGTCCAGATCATCTTCAAATCGGGTTGGCCTGAATCCAAACCCTCCCCCACCATAACCCGCATCCTCAAGATCCACAACAGCCCAAAGATCCTCGCCAAGTTCGAGGAGTACCGCGAGGTCGTCAAGTCCAAAGCGGCGCGTAACGGATCCCTCACGCGCCGCCGCGACGAGCGCTGCATCGCCGACGGGAACGAGCTCATGCGCTTCCACTGCTCCACGTTTCTGTGCGACTTGGGACACAGTGGGGATTCGTCAATTTGTTCTCAgcaattttgtaatatatgtGGAATTATTAAGTCGGGGTTTTCCCCTAAACTCGACGGAATTGCCACGCTGTCCACCAGCTGGCGTGCACACGTGGCTATACCAGATGACGTGGAACGAGAATTCGGCTTCATGAATGTCAAACGGGCCATGCTCGTTTGTAGGGTCATTGCGGGTCGGGTTGGATCCGATTCAGACGACGCCGAAAAAGCTGATGGTGGTTTTGATTCGGTAATGGCGAGGTCAGAGACTGGAGTTTACACGCGGCTTGACGAGGAGGAGTTGTTGGTGTTTAATCCTAGGGCTGTTCTTCCTTGCTTCGTGATTGTGTATACTGTGTGA